GTCGTAGGTAAGTTCCGTATCAGGCTGCTTCTGTGCCAGCACCGTTTTCCGGGCGGCTCGCACGGCGAACGCGAAGGAGGTAATGGCCAACAGGTAAAGTCCCAGCGCCATTAAACCGCTGTCGGCCGCGATCTGCAGATATTGGCTATGGATCGTACGGCCATCCATATCCGCCCCGTAGCTGAACGTATAGCGATTGGAGTTTCGAATTCCAAAGCCGAAGAACGGGTGCTCGTTGGCCATCTGCCAGGCAATGGCCCAACTCGTCAGCCGGCTATTGGCACTATCGTCGCTCTGAAATTTTTCAACGGAGAAGAACCGTTCGCGAACTTCATTCCCGGCCAGGGCCAGAACGACAATCGCCAGACCGGTCATCATCACGGCGAGCTGTCTCTTGCGAGTGCAGCGAAGGAAGTACAAAGGCACCGAGGCCAGAATCGAGACCATCGCTCCCCGGCTGAAAGACGTCAGCACGGCCTCAATGATCACCGGAATCATCAATAGGAATCCCCAGCGCGACCAGTGACGGATGCCGTCCCAGGCGAACAGACAAAGCGGCACTCCCATCGCCAGCATCAACCCGGCGCCGTTGTTATCCAGCCCGCCGAAGCCGGTGCGGTAAACTTTCAGATATCCCTGAATGTGGTAGATCTGATTCATTTCCAGCGCGATGTAACAGAGCGAGCCGGTCACAATCAGATACAGGATCCAGATCTGCCGTATGGTGGTGATGACCACCGTGGCCACGCCGTACATGACGAAGATTTTCAAATATTCGATGAACGCTTCCTGAGCCACCTGCTGATCTTCGGCCGTGAAGTAGGTAATCACAATCCAGATGGCGAACAGGAAAAAGAATCCATGAGCCAGGACATGCGGTGGAGAAGGTAAGCGTTGTCTTCGTCCGGTTTGAATCCACTCGCCGACTTTCCAGACGAACGTGCCGAAGATCGCGGCCATGGCCACATAGAAGGACCACTGGATCCCCTGCGGCAAATCCCACTCCCACAGATACTGCGGGCGGAGCGTGGCGAAGAGATAATAGACCGATACGCCAATGAATGGCGTGGAGGATAGACTGCCGCTGATTCCGATGAAGGTGATCAGCGCGAGTAATGCGAGTTTTACCATACTATTTCAGGCCTTCCACGGCCGTTTTCGCGCAGGCTTCCCAGGTGTGATGTTGCAACACCCAGTTCCGCGCCGCCTGACCCAGATCCTTCCGCAATTGCGCACCGGCCCAGAGATCCATAACTCGGGACGCAAATCGGTTGGGATGACTTTCCTGATAAACGCTATCGCCAGCCGCTAATCCTTTGACCGTTCGCGGAGTGCAGACAATCGCTTTGCCTAGCGCCGCTGCTTCCAGGAGTTTATTTTTTATGCCGCCGCCACTGACGAACGGCAACACCACCACTTCGTGCCGTCGAACTTCCGAACGGATGTCAGGCAGGTCGGGCCGCAGGATCATTCCCGGCGTCGATTTTGCCAGGTTCTCGACCGGGGCCGTCGCCTTGAATCCATAGACGCTGAAGGTGGCTTCCGGCCTAGCCTGCTTCAAACGCGGCCAGACATTCTGACAGTACCATTGCAAGGCTTGGATATTCGGCCCGAAATCGAGCCGACCCCAGAAGACTGTACTCAACGGCGTCTGAGCTTCATCGGCCGGGCAATAGTATTCGCCATCGATGCCATTGGGAAGCACATCGGTGGCTCGATAACCGGCCACCCAGCGTAGCGCTTTTTTATCGGCCGGGGAGACCATCCAGACCCGATCGAGGAGACGGGAGTAAACCCGCTCGTACATCCCCTTGATGAGGCCCTCTTTGAGCTCTCCCCAAGTCGAAGATTTCAGCATCCGCACCTGCGAAGTGTGGTGCCAGAACCATTCGTCCCCGGCATACCAGACCCGGCGAGCGGAATCGACCGCTCCCAGATAAGGCAGAACATTCAGTCCGACAACGGAAACCACATCGGCCTTCAATTCTTTGGCCAGATGCCCCACTTCGCGAATGATCTCGGGCCGGATTCCCCAGTAACCTCTGAACTTCTCCTGCATCTTGGAAAGGTTCAGCGTACCGTTTTCAAAGCCTTTGCCGGTCAGAGTGTGCGTGGAACTCAGACCGCCACCCGCCACCGCCTGAGGATCGACTTCTTTAAGTGTGGCCAGACTGACCTCATGCCCCAGCGCTGTGAGAGCCCGCATCAGATAATACGAGTGAACATCGTGCCCGCTGGAGCGCGGATAGGCCAGATTTTCTTTAACGAAGAGAAAATGCATTTTGTCTAGTTGCTCAGCTTCCGAACGAACTCAAAGACCCCGCGCAGTACCGGCACACCCCAGCGATTGCGTTTTTCCAAGGGGCCATAGTACTTGTGCAGGCCATCCCATACCCCTTCCAGTACGGCGTTCGCCGAATCGGGAGACTGATTCTCGCGCTCGATGGAGTAGCGATAGTAAACGTACTTCCAGTAGGTCCGCATCGATTCCAGACGATTGCGGCCCTCGGCATGCCGATAGACATGCTTGTTCAGCAGCAACCGTAAATTTCGGGAATCGTAATAGCGTTGAATCCGGCTGCCCGTGCGCTTGAAGCTGACGCTGCCCTTGTGCCAGACCAGCGATGTGCCCAGTACACCGCAGCCGAAACCGGCTTCGCGGGCTCGCAGGCAAAAATCGCTCTCCTCGTGAATGAGGAAAAACCGCTCGTCGATCAGTCCGATCGCTTCGAAAACGGCTCGACTAACCATCATGCAGCAACCGTTGACGATTTCGACCGGAGTGATTGTCCGCGAATTTTCTAAAGGCACCGATTTGCGTTCGAAGAAGCCGGGATAGCCGGGGTGATTGAACACACAGCCATCGGTCATGACCACTTCGGGATCGTCCATGAAGTTGATCACCGGTCCGATCACGCCGTAGGTCGGATTGGCCGCGGCCGCTTCCAGCAGAGTACTCACCAGGGAAGGGGAAACTCGCGTGTCATTATTCAAAAGAATAATCTGCTCGGCCCCGCGCTCCAGAGCGTATTCGATTCCGGTATTGTTCCCGCCGGCCCAGCCGCCGTTGGTGTTTCGCGGCAGGGTATGAATCCAGGGATGATTTTCCTTCATCTGGTCGAGGCGATTTTCCTTCGAGGCATTATCGACCAGGACGATGGCGCACGAATTCCGGATCGGCTCCAGGGAAGCCAGACACTTGATGGTGTCTTCCCAGCCGTTGAAATTGAGAACGACTATCCAGACAGCAGGATCTACCGGATTCATGTCTTTTTCAGCACTGCTCGGGTTCGCACTTCGGGCTGCGGCAGTTTCGGAGTCAGATCGACCGTGCCGAAGGCGATTTGTTTCATCCGGCGAATCACTCGGGCCAGTCCACTCGGCAGGGAACTCAGCGCGTAGTAAGCGAAGCCGCGAATTTCGAAACCGGTGGTTTTCATAAGATCCATGAAACGCGTGCGTGCCGTGGCAAAATCGCCGCGATCGTAAGCCTTGTAGGCGTAGCCGAACAAGTGATGCTGCAAGTGCCGTTCGACCAGTTTCTTCTCGTAACCTTCCAGGTAAGCCTGCGTTCGCAGCTTTTTCAGAGCTAGGCAAAACTCCGCACTCATGCCGTCGGCGTCGTTGGACATCCCGCCTTCGTGCTTGGTATACACAGCCATCTGCTCATCCCAGAAGCCGAATTTCTGGCAGTTGGCCAGTCGCAGACAGAGATTCCAGTCGGCTGCGCCACACAACTCGGGATCGAACTGCCCGCTGCTTTCGAAGACTTCCCGGCGGATAATCATGGAGCCGAGGAAGATCGCATTACGATGCAGCATCCAGCGGAAGAAGGGGACCGGATCCAGGATTCGAAAGTGCGATTCCGGTTCCTTACAGAGCACATCAAAAAAGGGCTTCTGACCCTGCAGCAGCGACTTGTAGCCATCCACCGGATTGCCCACGGCGGCATCGGTGAACAGGGCATCGACCTCGGGATAATCATTCAGATAGGCCAGCGCTTCCGCCGGTTTGCCGGGCATCCACTCATCGTCGCAATCGAGGAACGAGACGTAATCCCCGGTGGAGTGTTTGAAACCGGTATTGCGAGCTGTGGCCGGGCCGCTGTTTTTCTGGCGGATGTATTTCGCCCGGGGATCGGTTTCGCGGACGACCCGTTCGGTGTCATCGGTCGATCCATCATCGACGACGATCACTTCCAGATCGGGCACGCCCGATTCCTTCAGAATGCCGAGTAGCTTCCGGCAATATTCGGCGCGATTATAAGTTGGGATGATTACGCTGAGGGTTTTCATAGTTAAACAACCAATTCGAAGTCACAACGGATTACCCCATCGACTGGGGGAGCCATGCGGTTGTCGTCCGGGGCCGGAACGATTTCCATTTCGCAAACCGCTTCCAAATAATCGTAAATTCGGCTGGGGCGCTTGCAGAGCCAGAGTCCCAGCGTGTAAATTCCCGGGTTCAACGGCACCGACCGGATGCGGATTTCGAAAACATTTTCGCCCGCTTTCAATTCAATCGGCCGATCGAGCACCATCGTGTCGGCATTCAACAGCTTGTAGCCGCCGCGATCGAACAGGATGACCGACATGCTATCGGCCACACGCGGCTGCTCGGCGTGAATGGTCATGCGCGCGGTCATCGGCCCGCCACTGGTGACGTTTTGTTCGGGGGAAGCTCCGTAGTAGGCCAGCTTCACAAATTTCGCTTCCTGATTGCCCATCCGAGCATAGGAATCAATCGCCAGTTCCTGACCGGCGGGCGTCAGCGAACCTTCCGCTTCCAGATATTTGGAAACGACCGTATCGGTATCGCCCTCGGCCACCACTGAACCTTTGCCCAGCATGATGCAGCGCTTGCAGAGCTTGCGCACGGCCGTCATGTCGTGACTGACGAATAGCACCGTGCGGCCGTGGCTCGAGACATCGCGCATCTTGCCGAGACACTTTTTCTGAAACTGGGCATCGCCCACGGCCAGAACTTCATCGAGAATCAGAATCTCCGGCTCCAGATGCGACGCGATGGCAAAAGCCAGGCGTACGTACATGCCGCTGGAATAGCGCTTCACCGGCGTGTCCAAAAATTGCGTCAGTTCCGCAAATTGCACGATTTCATCGAATTTGGCATCGATTTCCTTGCGAGTCATGCCGAGAATCGAGCCGTTGAGATAGATATTTTCCCGGCCGGTCAATTCGGGATGAAAGCCGGTGCCGACTTCCAGCAGGCTACCCATGCGCCCCTGGTATTCCACCCGTCCCGAGGTCGGCTCGACGATCTGAGACAGGACCTTCAGCAGGGTGCTTTTACCCGCCCCGTTGCGGCCGATAATGCCGACCACTTCGCCCGGCTCGATCTGGAAGGAAACATCCCGCAGAGCATAAAAGTCATTGACGGTGGTTTCCGAAGACCGGGCCCGGAGCATGTTCCAGGAGCTTCGCGCCATCCGACTGA
The genomic region above belongs to Telmatocola sphagniphila and contains:
- a CDS encoding O-antigen ligase family protein translates to MVKLALLALITFIGISGSLSSTPFIGVSVYYLFATLRPQYLWEWDLPQGIQWSFYVAMAAIFGTFVWKVGEWIQTGRRQRLPSPPHVLAHGFFFLFAIWIVITYFTAEDQQVAQEAFIEYLKIFVMYGVATVVITTIRQIWILYLIVTGSLCYIALEMNQIYHIQGYLKVYRTGFGGLDNNGAGLMLAMGVPLCLFAWDGIRHWSRWGFLLMIPVIIEAVLTSFSRGAMVSILASVPLYFLRCTRKRQLAVMMTGLAIVVLALAGNEVRERFFSVEKFQSDDSANSRLTSWAIAWQMANEHPFFGFGIRNSNRYTFSYGADMDGRTIHSQYLQIAADSGLMALGLYLLAITSFAFAVRAARKTVLAQKQPDTELTYDQRLTILMANGVESAILVFCVGGVFLSLENFELPYVMMLLGAQLWAVTKAKEYRNSVNPLAEVYSQLARQLPPKIVRSTASPKAG
- a CDS encoding glycosyltransferase family 4 protein, whose translation is MHFLFVKENLAYPRSSGHDVHSYYLMRALTALGHEVSLATLKEVDPQAVAGGGLSSTHTLTGKGFENGTLNLSKMQEKFRGYWGIRPEIIREVGHLAKELKADVVSVVGLNVLPYLGAVDSARRVWYAGDEWFWHHTSQVRMLKSSTWGELKEGLIKGMYERVYSRLLDRVWMVSPADKKALRWVAGYRATDVLPNGIDGEYYCPADEAQTPLSTVFWGRLDFGPNIQALQWYCQNVWPRLKQARPEATFSVYGFKATAPVENLAKSTPGMILRPDLPDIRSEVRRHEVVVLPFVSGGGIKNKLLEAAALGKAIVCTPRTVKGLAAGDSVYQESHPNRFASRVMDLWAGAQLRKDLGQAARNWVLQHHTWEACAKTAVEGLK
- a CDS encoding glycosyltransferase family 2 protein, which encodes MNPVDPAVWIVVLNFNGWEDTIKCLASLEPIRNSCAIVLVDNASKENRLDQMKENHPWIHTLPRNTNGGWAGGNNTGIEYALERGAEQIILLNNDTRVSPSLVSTLLEAAAANPTYGVIGPVINFMDDPEVVMTDGCVFNHPGYPGFFERKSVPLENSRTITPVEIVNGCCMMVSRAVFEAIGLIDERFFLIHEESDFCLRAREAGFGCGVLGTSLVWHKGSVSFKRTGSRIQRYYDSRNLRLLLNKHVYRHAEGRNRLESMRTYWKYVYYRYSIERENQSPDSANAVLEGVWDGLHKYYGPLEKRNRWGVPVLRGVFEFVRKLSN
- a CDS encoding glycosyltransferase family 2 protein encodes the protein MKTLSVIIPTYNRAEYCRKLLGILKESGVPDLEVIVVDDGSTDDTERVVRETDPRAKYIRQKNSGPATARNTGFKHSTGDYVSFLDCDDEWMPGKPAEALAYLNDYPEVDALFTDAAVGNPVDGYKSLLQGQKPFFDVLCKEPESHFRILDPVPFFRWMLHRNAIFLGSMIIRREVFESSGQFDPELCGAADWNLCLRLANCQKFGFWDEQMAVYTKHEGGMSNDADGMSAEFCLALKKLRTQAYLEGYEKKLVERHLQHHLFGYAYKAYDRGDFATARTRFMDLMKTTGFEIRGFAYYALSSLPSGLARVIRRMKQIAFGTVDLTPKLPQPEVRTRAVLKKT
- a CDS encoding ABC transporter ATP-binding protein; protein product: MLRARSSETTVNDFYALRDVSFQIEPGEVVGIIGRNGAGKSTLLKVLSQIVEPTSGRVEYQGRMGSLLEVGTGFHPELTGRENIYLNGSILGMTRKEIDAKFDEIVQFAELTQFLDTPVKRYSSGMYVRLAFAIASHLEPEILILDEVLAVGDAQFQKKCLGKMRDVSSHGRTVLFVSHDMTAVRKLCKRCIMLGKGSVVAEGDTDTVVSKYLEAEGSLTPAGQELAIDSYARMGNQEAKFVKLAYYGASPEQNVTSGGPMTARMTIHAEQPRVADSMSVILFDRGGYKLLNADTMVLDRPIELKAGENVFEIRIRSVPLNPGIYTLGLWLCKRPSRIYDYLEAVCEMEIVPAPDDNRMAPPVDGVIRCDFELVV